The proteins below come from a single Gossypium raimondii isolate GPD5lz chromosome 2, ASM2569854v1, whole genome shotgun sequence genomic window:
- the LOC128034054 gene encoding uncharacterized protein LOC128034054 yields the protein MIRADVEEDREATMARFLAGLNRDIANIVELQHYVEVTDMVHMAIKVEKQLKRKGPTRTYPTASTNKWAQGTSKAPNRPKEPFVAAKPNQVSADASKNKNEAVWNHSRDLKCFKCQGRGHIASQCPNRRVMVVRSNGEIESEDEQDEEPEIPMEEGEELELPVEGELLVVKRSLNIQVAEEEQQRDNIFHTRCHVQGKVCSLIIDRGSCTNVASSLLVEKLGLATTKHPTPYKLQWLNDGGELKVTKQARVAFSIGKYQDEVVCDVVPMHAGHLLLGRPWQFDRRVVHDGYTNRYSFKHLGRNVTLAPLTPKQEFGDIFPEEAPNGLPPIRGIEHQIDFVPGAAIPNGPAYRSNPEETKELEKQVAELMEKGYIRESLSPSCDSVLLVPKRMDLGECFVVSARGLEVDQEKVKAINEWPRPTNISQVRSFHGLASFY from the exons ATGATAAGAGCCGACGTGGAGGAGGATCGTGAAGCAACAATGGCGAGATTTTTAGCCGGCCTAAATCGGGATATTGCCAATATCGTCGAGCTTCAACACTATGTAGAAGTTACggacatggtgcatatggcaataaaagttgaaaaacaaTTGAAACGGAAAGGACCCACGCGGACATATCCAACGGCTTCTACCAACAAGTGGGCTCAAGGGACTAGCAAAGCCCCCAATCGGCCTAAGGAGCCTTTCGTTGCTGCCAAACCCAATCAAGTAAGTGCCGATgctagcaaaaataaaaacgaggCTGTCTGGAATCATTCTCGCGATCTCAAGTGTTTCAAGTGTCAAGGAAGAGGCCACATTGCGAGTCAATGTCCTAATCGACGAGTGATGGTGGTTCGTTCAAATGGCGAGATTGAGTCAGAAGATGAACAAGATGAGGAGCCTGAAATTCCCATGGAGGAAGGTGAAGAGCTCGAGCTGCCCGTTGAAGGAGAATTACTTGTTGTCAAAAGGAGCTTGAATATCCAAGTAGCCGAAGAAGAACAACAACGAGACAACATCTTTCACACCCGTTGCCATGTTCAAGGCAAGGTATGTAGTTTGATTATTGACAGAGGGAGTTGCACCAATGTCGCAAGCTCTTTGCTTGTTGAAAAACTTGGTTTAGCTACCACAAAGCATCCAACTCCTTACAAGCTACAATGGCTAAACGACGGAGGCGAACTCAAGGTGACGAAGCAAGCAAGGGTGGCGTTTTCCATAGGCAAGTACCAAGATGAGGTGGTTTGTGATGTCGTACCAATGCACGCAGGACATTTGCTATTGGGGCGTCCTTGGCAATTTGACCGGCGAGTAGTCCACGATGGCTATACAAACCGATATTCATTTAAGCACCTTGGAAGGAATGTTACATTAGCTCCTCTCACACCGAAGCAA GAATTTGGAGATATTTTTCCCGAAGAAGCGCCAAATGGCCTACCTCCCATTCGAGGAATCGAGCACCAAATCGACTTTGTGCCCGGTGCTGCAATTCCAAATGGGCCAGCATATAGAAGTAATCCTGAGGAAACGAAGGAATTGGAAAAGCAAGTAGCTGAATTAATGGAGAAGGGCTACATCCGTGAAAGCTTAAGTCCGTCTTGTGATTCGGTATTGTTGGTTCCTAAAAGGATGGATCTTGGCGAAT GTTTCGTTGTGAGTGCTCGTGGTTTAGAAGTTGACCAAGAAAAGGTCAAGGCGATCAACGAATGGCCGCGTCCAACAAACATCAGCCAAGTGAGGAGTTTTCACGGGTTGGCAAGCTTCTACTGA